From one Streptomyces mobaraensis genomic stretch:
- a CDS encoding spermidine synthase — protein sequence MAKGRRAAGDTGRSGRRAGRGRAAEPVTEQVAGGLAELEPDPDRPRARTLLIDGAPQSHVDPDDPARLEFSYQRRLGHVADLAAPPGRPVQALHLGGGAFTLARYVAATRPRSTQQVVEIDAPLVAFVRRELPLDPSWRIRVRSGDAREVLAKVADGWADLIIADVFAGARTPAHLTSVEFTADVRRVLRPGGLYAANLADGPPSLGFVKSQIATVGTVFPEVCLVAEPAVLRGRRFGNAILVASDVALPLGELGRRCATDAAQGRVEAGTDLAAFAGGAAAVRDAHAKPSPEPPPSVFR from the coding sequence ATGGCTAAAGGCAGGCGGGCGGCCGGGGACACGGGCCGGAGCGGACGGCGGGCGGGGCGCGGGCGCGCCGCGGAGCCCGTCACCGAGCAGGTGGCGGGCGGCCTCGCGGAGCTCGAACCGGACCCCGACCGTCCGCGGGCCAGGACCCTGCTGATCGACGGCGCGCCGCAGTCCCATGTGGACCCGGACGACCCGGCCCGCCTGGAGTTCTCCTACCAGCGGCGGCTCGGCCACGTCGCCGACCTCGCCGCGCCGCCCGGGCGCCCGGTCCAGGCCCTCCACCTCGGCGGCGGCGCCTTCACCCTGGCCCGCTACGTCGCCGCGACCCGGCCGCGCTCCACCCAGCAGGTCGTCGAGATCGACGCGCCGCTGGTCGCCTTCGTCCGGCGCGAGCTGCCGCTCGATCCCTCCTGGCGGATCCGGGTGCGCTCCGGTGACGCGCGCGAGGTGCTCGCCAAGGTGGCCGACGGGTGGGCGGATCTGATCATCGCGGATGTGTTCGCCGGGGCGCGGACGCCAGCGCATCTGACCAGCGTCGAGTTCACGGCCGATGTGCGGCGGGTGCTGCGGCCGGGTGGTCTGTACGCGGCGAACTTGGCGGACGGTCCGCCTTCCCTCGGCTTCGTCAAGTCGCAGATCGCGACCGTGGGGACGGTGTTTCCCGAGGTGTGTTTGGTGGCGGAGCCGGCGGTGTTGCGGGGGCGACGGTTTGGTAACGCGATTCTTGTGGCGTCGGATGTGGCTTTGCCATTGGGGGAGTTGGGGCGGCGTTGCGCGACGGATGCGGCGCAGGGGCGGGTGGAGGCCGGTACTGATCTCGCCGCCTTCGCCGGCGGGGCGGCGGCGGTCCGCGATGCGCACGCGAAGCCGTCGCCGGAGCCTCCGCCGTCGGTTTTCCGGTGA
- a CDS encoding GH1 family beta-glucosidase, with product MPTTFPPGFVWGAATAAYQVEGAVHEDGRTPSIWDTFSHTPGKVLNGDTGDTATDHYHRYAEDVRLMARLGLGAYRFSVSWPRVQPTGSGPASPKGLDFYRRLADELLAHGIKPVLTLYHWDLPQELETAGGWPARETAYRFADYAELVARALGDRVECWATLNEPWCSAFLGYASGVHAPGRTDDAAALRAAHHLNLAHGLGAQALRATLPRRARVAVVLNPNAVRARTTSPADLDAQRRIDALSTRIFTGPMLHGAYPADLIDDTAKITDWSFVRDGDTSVIKHPLDWLGINYYTPSVVSAATDNRPSPARSPYPGAQGVAFHQPPGPRTAMDWTVDPSGLYDLLLRFTREAPGLPLAVSENGAAYDDKPDGRGAVHDPDRIAYLRGHFDAVLRALGDGADVWGFFVWSLLDNFEWAYGYSKRFGIVYVDYATLSRTVKGSGEWYRGVIRGGRVG from the coding sequence ATGCCCACGACCTTCCCTCCCGGCTTCGTCTGGGGCGCCGCGACCGCCGCGTACCAGGTGGAGGGCGCGGTCCACGAGGACGGCCGCACCCCTTCCATCTGGGACACCTTCAGCCACACGCCCGGCAAGGTGCTGAACGGCGACACCGGCGACACGGCCACCGACCACTACCACCGGTACGCCGAGGACGTCCGCCTGATGGCCCGCCTCGGCCTGGGCGCCTACCGCTTCTCCGTCTCCTGGCCCCGCGTCCAGCCCACCGGCAGCGGGCCCGCCTCACCCAAGGGCCTCGACTTCTACCGCCGGCTCGCCGACGAGCTCCTCGCCCACGGCATCAAGCCCGTCCTGACCCTCTACCACTGGGACCTGCCGCAGGAGCTGGAGACGGCGGGCGGCTGGCCGGCCCGCGAGACCGCCTACCGCTTCGCCGACTACGCCGAGCTCGTCGCACGGGCGCTGGGCGACCGGGTCGAGTGCTGGGCCACCCTCAACGAGCCCTGGTGCAGCGCCTTCCTGGGCTACGCCTCGGGGGTACACGCCCCCGGGCGCACCGACGACGCCGCGGCCCTGCGCGCCGCGCACCACCTCAACCTCGCCCATGGGCTGGGCGCCCAGGCACTGCGCGCCACCCTGCCGCGCCGGGCGCGCGTCGCGGTCGTCCTCAACCCCAACGCCGTCCGGGCCCGCACCACGTCACCCGCCGACCTGGACGCTCAGCGGCGTATCGACGCGCTCTCCACCCGTATCTTCACCGGGCCCATGCTCCACGGCGCGTACCCCGCCGACCTGATCGACGACACGGCCAAGATCACGGACTGGTCGTTCGTCCGCGACGGCGACACCTCCGTCATCAAGCACCCCCTGGACTGGCTGGGCATCAACTACTACACGCCGTCCGTTGTATCAGCCGCCACTGACAACCGCCCCTCACCTGCGCGTTCGCCCTATCCCGGGGCCCAGGGCGTCGCCTTCCACCAGCCTCCGGGACCCCGGACGGCCATGGACTGGACCGTCGATCCGAGCGGCCTGTACGACCTCCTCCTGCGCTTCACCCGCGAAGCCCCCGGCCTCCCCCTCGCCGTCTCCGAGAACGGCGCCGCCTACGACGACAAGCCGGACGGCCGGGGGGCCGTGCACGATCCCGACCGCATCGCCTATCTGCGCGGGCACTTCGACGCGGTGCTGCGGGCGTTGGGGGACGGGGCGGACGTGTGGGGGTTCTTCGTGTGGTCGCTGCTCGACAACTTCGAGTGGGCGTACGGGTACAGCAAGCGGTTTGGGATCGTGTACGTCGATTACGCGACGTTGTCGCGGACGGTGAAGGGGAGTGGGGAGTGGTATCGGGGGGTGATTCGGGGCGGGCGGGTGGGGTGA
- a CDS encoding carbohydrate ABC transporter permease has product MPVPAPATPVTRATRAPAGGRPRTGPLGYTVLVLFTAGSVLPLVWTAVAASHDNTRLAHTPPPLWFGGNLAHNLGIAWSDANLGLALLNTTLVAGCVALGTVLFCTLAGFAFAKLRFRGRNALLAVVVGTMMVPPQLSVVPLFALVAELGWTDRLQTVVLPTLVSAFGVFFMRQYLVEALPTELIEAARVDGAGSLRVVRHVVLPVARPAMAVLGMLSFVQSWNDFFWPVIALTQDNPTVQVALTGLGRGYVPDQAVVMAGALLGTLPLLLVLALFGRHIVGGIMRGAVKG; this is encoded by the coding sequence GTGCCCGTCCCCGCCCCTGCCACCCCCGTCACCCGCGCCACCCGCGCGCCGGCCGGCGGGCGGCCACGCACCGGACCGCTCGGATACACCGTGCTCGTCCTCTTCACCGCGGGCTCGGTGCTGCCCCTGGTGTGGACGGCCGTGGCCGCCTCGCACGACAACACCCGGCTCGCGCACACCCCGCCGCCCCTCTGGTTCGGCGGCAACCTGGCGCACAACCTGGGCATCGCGTGGAGCGACGCCAACCTGGGCCTGGCGTTGCTGAACACGACGCTGGTCGCCGGCTGCGTCGCCCTGGGCACCGTCCTCTTCTGCACCCTCGCCGGCTTCGCCTTCGCCAAGCTGCGGTTCCGGGGGCGGAACGCCCTGCTGGCGGTGGTGGTGGGCACGATGATGGTGCCCCCACAGCTCTCGGTGGTCCCCCTGTTCGCACTCGTCGCGGAGCTGGGCTGGACCGACCGGCTGCAGACGGTCGTCCTGCCCACCCTGGTCAGCGCGTTCGGCGTGTTCTTCATGCGGCAGTACCTCGTGGAGGCGCTGCCCACCGAACTGATCGAGGCCGCCCGGGTCGACGGCGCCGGCAGCCTGCGCGTCGTACGGCACGTCGTCCTCCCCGTCGCCCGGCCCGCGATGGCGGTGCTCGGGATGCTCTCCTTCGTGCAGTCCTGGAACGACTTCTTCTGGCCGGTGATCGCGCTGACCCAGGACAACCCGACCGTCCAGGTGGCCCTCACCGGCCTCGGCCGCGGCTACGTCCCCGACCAAGCCGTCGTGATGGCCGGGGCGCTGCTCGGCACGCTGCCGCTGCTGCTCGTGCTCGCCCTCTTCGGACGGCACATCGTCGGCGGCATCATGCGCGGCGCGGTCAAGGGCTGA
- a CDS encoding carbohydrate ABC transporter permease, producing the protein MTSAPPTTVEDPGAEPAPGPSHPPPAPGRDRRAAWRTRRHRWDVRWSPYAFVAPFFLFFSAFGLFPLLWTGWASLHRLELTDLSRMEWAGARNYLRLLHDEFFWNALGNTFTIGVLSTVPQLLTALCLAHLLHQRLRAATFWRVALLTPYATSVAAATLVFVLLYGRDYGLINWALGLAGVDPVDWQNGTWTSRIAVSSIVVWRWTGYNALIYLAAMQAIPDELYESAALDGASRIRQFRHVTVPSLRPTILFTVVVSTIGATQLFGEPLLFGGAAGQKGGASHQFQTLGLYLYEQGWFGFHLGRASAVAWAMFLILLLVAAVGGLLARRLRTDR; encoded by the coding sequence ATGACCTCGGCGCCGCCCACCACCGTCGAGGACCCCGGCGCGGAGCCGGCTCCGGGCCCGTCGCACCCCCCGCCCGCCCCCGGCCGGGACCGCCGCGCCGCCTGGCGCACCCGCCGTCACCGGTGGGACGTGCGCTGGAGCCCGTACGCGTTCGTGGCGCCGTTCTTCCTGTTCTTCTCCGCATTCGGTCTCTTCCCCCTCCTCTGGACCGGCTGGGCCTCACTCCACCGGCTCGAACTCACGGACCTGAGCCGGATGGAGTGGGCCGGGGCGCGCAACTACCTCCGGCTGCTGCACGACGAGTTCTTCTGGAACGCCCTGGGCAACACCTTCACCATCGGCGTGCTCTCGACCGTCCCCCAACTGCTGACGGCCCTCTGTCTGGCGCATCTTCTGCACCAGCGGCTGCGGGCCGCCACCTTCTGGCGCGTCGCCCTCCTCACCCCGTACGCCACGTCGGTCGCCGCGGCCACCCTGGTGTTCGTCCTCCTCTACGGGCGGGACTACGGGCTGATCAACTGGGCGCTGGGGCTGGCGGGCGTCGACCCGGTCGACTGGCAGAACGGCACGTGGACCTCCCGGATCGCCGTCTCCTCGATCGTCGTCTGGCGGTGGACGGGCTACAACGCGCTGATCTACCTGGCCGCCATGCAGGCGATCCCCGACGAGCTGTACGAGTCGGCGGCGCTGGACGGCGCCTCGCGGATCCGGCAGTTCCGGCACGTCACCGTGCCCTCGCTGCGGCCGACGATCCTGTTCACCGTCGTCGTCTCGACGATCGGGGCGACCCAGCTGTTCGGCGAGCCCCTGCTGTTCGGCGGGGCGGCCGGGCAGAAGGGCGGGGCCTCGCACCAGTTCCAGACCCTGGGCCTCTATCTGTACGAGCAGGGGTGGTTCGGCTTCCACCTCGGCCGTGCCTCCGCCGTGGCCTGGGCCATGTTCCTGATCCTGCTGCTGGTCGCCGCCGTGGGCGGGCTGCTCGCCCGCCGGCTGCGCACGGACCGCTGA